Sequence from the Kineosporia succinea genome:
TCTGTCGGCGCAGGTGCTTCCCGTGCCTCGTCGACGGTTGCGAGCGCCCGCCGTCCACCGCGGACTGCACCCTCACAGCACCCTCGGGGTACGGACCTCACATTTGGCGCCGACCGGTCCGTCTTCCCGGGTGGGAGGGGTCTGGCCTCGGGGTTATGTCTGGCATCACCGCAGCTCACGATGCAGTTGTTATGGATGTGAAATCTTTTCCGGGCAACTGCGGCTAGGGTGGACAGCGTGTTGTTCGCGTTCTCGGTTGCCCCCAACGGCAGTGGTGAGTCGGTCTCCGAGGCGGTGGCAGACGCGGTCGCCATCGTCCGTGCCTCCGGCCTGCCCAATCGCACCGACTCCATGTTCACCACCATCGAGGGTGAGTGGGACGAGTGCATGGACGTGATCAAGCGCGCCTGCGAGGCCGTGGGTAAGCACGGCAATCGCGTCTCCCTGGTGCTCAAGGCCGACATCCGGTCTGGGTACAGCGGCGAGATGACCGCCAAGGTCGAGCGGCTCGAGGCGGCCCTGAAGTCTCACGACACCTCTCACGGCCAGGACGGCCCGGCCGCCGGCGACCCGCCGGTGGCGACCGACTGACCCGGAGCGCGCATGTCAGACAGCCACACCAATCCTTCCGGCCTGCCCCGGTCCGGCCGCGGCGGCATCACCGAGACCGCTCACGAGGGCGCCGACCTCTCGATCGTGCGCCGGCCCGGCGCCGACTCCGGTGACGAAGCCCCGGCGCCCGAAAGCACGCAGCAGAACGTCGCCGCCCGCCCCGCTGCGGAAGACGACGCGGTCACCGGCGATTCGGGCACCGGTCCGCAGGACGGCACCGGCACGACCACCGACCGCCCGCCGCTGCCCGGAATCCCCCGAGCCCTCGGCCCCACCACCGGCGCCATCTGGCGTATGTCGCTGAACCAGCGTCACGGCGGGCAGGGTTCCGGGTCCATCGCGCTGCCTGACACCGACGCGGCGAAGTCGGGCCAGGGCGCGAGCCTCCCCCCGGAAGACGCGCGCACCGCTCCCAGCGACTCGTCGGTCGTCGGCAGCCAGAACCAGCAGAGTTCGCCCGGCACGGCCCCGAAGCCCACTGTCCTGCCGACGCCTGGGTCCATCGCTCTTCCGGACACGGACGCCGCCCGCTCCCGAGACACCGCGCCGCGGGCCGAGTCTGCGTCTCGGGCCGAGTCTGCGTCTCGGGCCGAGTCTGCGCCGCGGGCCGACACCGCGCCCGAGAGCGGCACCACGCGCTCCGGTGAGGCGGCGGGATCCGGGGAGACAGCGCGTTCCGGCGAGGTTGCCGCGGG
This genomic interval carries:
- a CDS encoding thiamine-binding protein encodes the protein MLFAFSVAPNGSGESVSEAVADAVAIVRASGLPNRTDSMFTTIEGEWDECMDVIKRACEAVGKHGNRVSLVLKADIRSGYSGEMTAKVERLEAALKSHDTSHGQDGPAAGDPPVATD